Proteins co-encoded in one Maylandia zebra isolate NMK-2024a linkage group LG16, Mzebra_GT3a, whole genome shotgun sequence genomic window:
- the parp9 gene encoding protein mono-ADP-ribosyltransferase PARP9: MASKLDIRLQGSSLNIVRRCGRGLTDILKSKFGCAATIEGVDFESDMSFVQQKRQTVAQEKRFSVKLPAGIEVSVWKADLTTLKVDAVVNAANSHLQHGGGLAYALCEAGGPQIQKESDIHITTHGALKTGEAVITTSGSLPCNVIIHAVGPHLSYGFTQSEFFDAKLLLEKTIWRILQTVGENCLDTVAIPAISSGLFNYPLQDCADTIVSTVKKYYEHVHSLNHLPKEILFANNDDQTVTEMMKACHKILAPHQLMPHSLAAQSKGTAKTSDIATQIWSVNLTLKRDNIENQKVDVIVNTASPNKDLTKGQISAALLNKAGHKMQHEIRSAPQRNHIIITQGYNLWCKEVFHTFCIGKEQQASQQVLFDSVLQCLNMAATNGHKSIAFPAIGSGNLGFNKREVAHIMSDAVVEFAKMFTGKMEIYFVIFPSDSVTFQAFEDKIRSFQQKASHSSFTPALMEKEDLSFNRRPAPHISLSAPSEESASEAKKWLTHLLCKSSPCVTICNNFIQHLSEKEYLQLSRLTRKGVKFEEFLTKGHACLNVEGDSVEDAVVAALQVEAMLCTAQKEFVTEEENEMCKLLANEVPLKREKKTKTVDNSSWDFKGRILAIRNLGLWILKIDKVENPALELLFDLKKKQLGCSSSEKMFQQIPAQFCEMVSQIGFHAECAPPEDPQCGEGIYFAKNVKKAMEVWRENNDQYLYFVEADVLTGKSIKGKPGLILPPAVGKDPQVRFDSVNGGSDISVIFSSYQALPRYIITCRNLK; the protein is encoded by the exons ATGGCCAGTAAATTAGATATTCGTCTTCAAGGATCCTCACTTAACATTGTGCGACGGTGTGGGCGTGGTCTGACTGACATCCTTAAAAGCAAATTTGGATGTGCAGCAACTATCGAAGGCGTAGATTTTGAGAGTGATATGAGCTTTGTACAGCAGAAGAGGCAGACTGTTGCCCAAGAGAAGAGGTTTTCTGTCAAGCTGCCTGCAGGTATTGAGGTGTCTGTGTGGAAGGCTGATCTCACCACTTTAAAAGTGGATGCTGTTGTGAATGCTGCCAACTCCCATCTTCAGCATGGTGGTGGACTTGCTTATGCTCTGTGTGAAGCTGGTGGTCCTCAAATCCAAAAGGAAAGTGATATTCACATCACCACGCATGGTGCCTTAAAAACAGGTGAAGCAGTTATCACTACTTCTGGCTCTTTACCATGCAACGTCATAATTCATGCAGTGGGCCCACATTTGTCATATGGTTTCACACAGTCAGAATTTTTTGATGCTAAACTACTGTTGGAGAAGACCATCTGGAGGATTCTGCAAACAGTTGGGGAAAATTGTCTGGACACTGTTGCTATTCCTGCTATAAGCTCTGGGTTGTTCAACTACCCCCTGCAAGATTGTGCCGATACTATAGTGTCAACTGTGAAAAAATACTATGAACATGTTCACTCCCTCAACCATCTTCCTAAAGAGATACTCTTTGCTAACAATGATGACCAAACAGTCACAGAAATGATGAAGGCCTGCCATAAGATTCTGGCCCCTCACCAGTTAATGCCACACAGCCTTGCAGCACAAAGCAAAGGTACTGCCAAAACATCAGACATTGCCACCCAGATTTGGAGCGTTAATCTAACACTGAAGAGGGATAACATTGAAAATCAGAAG GTGGATGTCATTGTAAACACAGCATCACCTAACAAAGACTTGACCAAGGGTCAGATCTCTGCTGCTTTGCTGAACAAAGCTGGTCACAAAATGCAACATGAAATACGAAGTGCTCCTCAGAGGAATCACATTATCATCACACAAGGTTACAATCTGTGGTGTAAAGAGGTGTTTCACACTTTCTGTATTGGTAAAGAACAACAGGCATCGCAACAG GTCCTTTTTGATTCAGTATTGCAATGTTTAAATATGGCAGCTACAAATGGCCACAAGTCCATCGCCTTTCCTGCAATCGGCAGTGGAAACCTTGGGTTCAATAAAAGAGAAGTTGCACACATCATGTCAGATGCCGTGGTTGAGTTTGCCAAAATGTTTACAGGGAAGATggaaatttattttgtcatATTTCCTTCAGACTCTGTCACATTTCAG GCTTTTGAGGATAAAATAAGATCTTTCCAACAGAAGGCATCCCATTCCAGCTTTACACCTG CTCTGATGGAAAAAGAAGACCTCAGTTTTAACAGACGTCCAGCTCCACACATCAGTCTGAGTGCTCCATCTGAAGAGTCTGCAAGTGAGGCTAAAAAATGGCTTACACATCTTCTCTGCAAGTCCTCTCCCTGTGTTACTATCTGTAACAACTTCATCCAGCACCTCAGTGAGAAGGAATACCTGCAGCTCTCTCGTCTAACCAGAAAGGGTGTTAAGTTCGAGGAGTTTTTGACCAAGGGTCACGCCTGCCTAAATGTTGAAGGGGATTCAGTTGAGGATGCTGTAGTTGCTGCATTACAGGTGGAGGCCATGCTCTGCACTGCCCAGAAGGAGTTTGTCACAGAGGAGGAGAACGAAATGTGCAAACTGTTAGCTAATGAAGTGCctcttaaaagagaaaaaaagacaaagacagtGGACAACTCAAGCTGGGACTTCAAAGGCAGAATACTTGCTATCAGAAATCTTGGTCTGTGGATATTAAAG ATTGACAAAGTTGAGAACCCTGCACTGGAGCTGCTGTTTGATCTCAAGAAAAAACAGTTGGGGTGCTCCTCGTCTGAGAAAATGTTTCAGCAGATACCTGCACAGTTCTGCGAGATGGTTAGCCAAATTGGCTTCCATGCAGAGTGTGCACCACCAGAAG ACCCACAATGTGGAGAGGGTATCTACTTTGCTAAGAATGTGAAGAAGGCCATGGAAGTTTGGAGGGAGAATAATGATCAGTATCTGTACTTTGTTGAAGCTGATGTGCTGACAGGGAAGTCCATAAAGGGTAAACCAGGTCTCATTCTGCCACCTGCTGTAGGGAAAGATCCCCAAGTTAGGTTTGACAGTGTGAATGGCGGGTCTGATATCTCAGTCATATTTAGTAGTTATCAAGCCCTGCCCAGGTACATCATCACCTGTAGAAACCTGAAGTAA
- the LOC112429921 gene encoding fas apoptotic inhibitory molecule 1 encodes MSNDLAGVWEVALSDGVHRIEFEHGTTTGKRVIYVDGKEVLRRDWMFKLVGKETFSVGSSDTKATINIDAVSGFAYEYTLEINGKSLKKYMENRSKVTSTWLLNLDGIDCRVVLEKDTMDVWCNGQNIETAGEFVDDGTETHFTLGDHNCCVKAVSSGKRRDGIIHTLLVDGTEIAECTE; translated from the exons ATGTCTAATGATCTCGCTGGAGTGTGGGAGGTGGCGCTGAGTGATGGAGTTCACAGAATCGAGTTTGAACACGGGACCACCACCGGAAAGAGGGTCATCTACGTGGATGGAAAG GAGGTCCTGAGGCGGGACTGGATGTTCAAACTGGTGGGGAAGGAAACTTTCAGCGTGGGCAGTTCAGACACCAAAGCCACTATCAATATAGATGCAGTCAGTGGCTTTGCCTATGAGTACACCCTGGAGATCAACGGGAAGAGCCTGAAGAAGTACATGGAgaacaggtcaaaggtcaccagCACCTGGTTGCTCAACTTAGACGGCATTGACTGCAGAGTGGTCCTGG AGAAAGACACCATGGATGTTTGGTGTAACGGACAAAATATTGAGACTGCA GGTGAGTTTGTGGACGACGGCACAGAGACGCACTTCACACTCGGAGACCACAACTGCTGCGTGAAAGCTGTGAGCAGCGGGAAGAGACGAGACGGGATCATTCACACGCTGCTCGTGGACGGCACGGAGATCGCTGAATGCACAGAGTGA